A genomic window from Syntrophorhabdales bacterium includes:
- a CDS encoding YMGG-like glycine zipper-containing protein, which translates to MKVIRTLTAIMVVLGLLAGCANMTPQQQRTLSGGAIGAGAGAALGAITGHSIAGGAAIGAAAGAVGGYIYDQSKRRH; encoded by the coding sequence ATGAAAGTAATCAGGACACTCACGGCCATCATGGTGGTGCTGGGGTTACTTGCGGGGTGTGCAAACATGACCCCCCAGCAACAGCGAACCCTGAGTGGCGGGGCGATCGGCGCGGGTGCCGGTGCCGCACTCGGTGCCATCACCGGCCACAGCATTGCCGGAGGAGCAGCGATTGGCGCCGCTGCAGGAGCCGTGGGTGGCTATATTTACGATCAATCGAAACGGAGGCACTAG
- a CDS encoding DUF3096 domain-containing protein, with translation MTVAPMHHAIISLMAGILILIIPRLLNYIVAIYLIIIGLLGLVR, from the coding sequence ATGACAGTAGCGCCCATGCATCACGCAATCATTTCGTTGATGGCCGGTATCCTGATCCTTATCATTCCAAGGTTACTCAACTACATTGTGGCGATATACCTGATCATCATCGGCCTGCTTGGTCTGGTCCGATAA
- a CDS encoding cell wall hydrolase, whose protein sequence is MSENLGSCARREWPLITPLVLDRCRQYGPIAQISGIVCLAAFLVACHGSGSAQADKEERAKNKAAVEEKAAGKGSNAPAADAITKSEAQAVDPAGKEHLDDAITCLARTIYWEARSAGVADMEAIANVVMNRLGHEGFPSTICEIVKKGQKQRTCQFSWWCDGLPDTAQDEKSYAVAKEIARKALNRELVDVTRGALYFRGKGSSPAWAKKYMRTATVGSHVFYKPRGGKAK, encoded by the coding sequence ATGAGCGAGAACCTTGGGTCGTGTGCCAGGAGAGAATGGCCGCTGATTACGCCGCTGGTACTCGACAGATGCAGGCAGTATGGGCCCATAGCACAGATATCAGGTATAGTTTGTCTTGCGGCATTCCTTGTTGCCTGCCATGGGAGCGGCAGCGCGCAGGCCGATAAAGAGGAGCGCGCCAAGAACAAAGCCGCGGTCGAGGAGAAAGCGGCAGGCAAGGGCAGTAACGCACCAGCGGCCGATGCGATCACGAAGAGCGAAGCTCAGGCAGTTGATCCCGCCGGCAAAGAGCACCTGGATGATGCCATCACGTGTCTTGCGCGCACTATATATTGGGAAGCCAGGAGCGCAGGCGTTGCTGACATGGAAGCCATCGCCAATGTCGTCATGAACCGGCTCGGCCACGAAGGTTTCCCGAGCACTATCTGTGAAATCGTCAAAAAAGGGCAAAAGCAGCGCACCTGCCAATTTTCCTGGTGGTGCGATGGACTTCCGGACACGGCGCAGGACGAGAAGTCCTATGCGGTTGCCAAAGAAATTGCACGTAAGGCGCTCAACCGGGAACTGGTCGATGTGACCAGGGGGGCTCTCTACTTCCGCGGTAAAGGATCATCTCCCGCCTGGGCGAAGAAATATATGAGGACCGCCACCGTCGGCAGCCACGTATTCTACAAGCCGCGTGGTGGCAAGGCGAAATGA
- a CDS encoding DUF1328 domain-containing protein, translating into MLYWALVFFIVAIVAAVFGFTGIALAAAGIAKVFFAIFLVLFLISLLTHLWKRPRA; encoded by the coding sequence ATGCTGTACTGGGCTCTTGTTTTCTTTATTGTTGCGATCGTCGCGGCAGTCTTTGGTTTTACTGGCATTGCTTTGGCCGCAGCAGGAATTGCCAAAGTCTTTTTCGCTATCTTTCTTGTGCTCTTCCTCATCAGCTTGCTGACGCACCTATGGAAACGCCCCAGAGCTTAA
- a CDS encoding BON domain-containing protein encodes MKKIIYATFLIGFALSLCYACQSTTGRTAGEMVDDTTIANTIRTKIVEDKDLSILKINTDVFNGNVTLLGVVPNKESEDRLIALANSVKGVKSVTSKLMIQTK; translated from the coding sequence ATGAAAAAGATTATCTACGCTACATTCCTTATCGGTTTCGCATTGTCCCTTTGTTACGCTTGCCAATCAACTACGGGAAGGACCGCCGGCGAGATGGTTGACGATACGACCATCGCGAACACGATCAGGACGAAGATTGTCGAGGACAAGGACCTGAGCATCCTCAAGATCAACACCGACGTGTTCAACGGCAACGTCACCCTCCTCGGCGTGGTGCCCAACAAGGAGTCTGAAGACCGCCTCATAGCGCTCGCGAACAGCGTCAAGGGTGTCAAGTCCGTCACCAGCAAACTGATGATCCAGACGAAGTGA
- a CDS encoding YtxH domain-containing protein: protein MEHEGSSGVCSVVSSFLLGGLIGAGVALLVTPMTGKETREQIRGFAGDARRKADDYYGQIKDAVISTLENGKGLIEDKKRRITSAVQAGIEAYEKKKQEPAEG, encoded by the coding sequence ATGGAACACGAAGGATCAAGCGGGGTATGTTCGGTGGTATCTTCGTTCCTTCTGGGCGGACTGATCGGCGCAGGTGTCGCGCTACTGGTTACTCCGATGACCGGCAAGGAAACACGCGAGCAGATCAGGGGCTTCGCGGGGGATGCGAGGAGGAAGGCCGACGATTACTACGGGCAGATCAAAGATGCGGTCATTTCCACGCTGGAGAACGGAAAAGGCCTCATTGAGGACAAAAAACGGCGTATTACCAGCGCAGTCCAGGCCGGTATAGAAGCATACGAAAAAAAGAAACAGGAACCAGCGGAAGGGTAA